One genomic window of Fusarium fujikuroi IMI 58289 draft genome, chromosome FFUJ_chr01 includes the following:
- a CDS encoding related to ubiquitin-like protein DSK2 — MADNPEPSADSQITFKVKTSSDSTHSITINDTATVLDLKTKLAGEDFENIPVERQRLIYSGRVMKNDDALSTYKIKHNNTIHMVKSAASNQQPNQTPTANTSTSTPAPTNMASGTANQPFANLTGARYAGFGNGLPGLDMFGPDGGMGAPMDEARIQRLMSDPNVQQSMNEALNNPDFINMLIDSNPMLRNLPNAREIITSPFMRQMMSSPEMMSQAMRMQRSMQGGEAGAFPAPGATDTTPQAAASGGNTQGQQGQANPLASPFLSGMLGGQQGGNAPDMAQLMQQLQGLRSLYGDVGQGQTATGQTGTGNTPSQGATDSSADAQNSGTTPSQGGTQQGSTTSPPPANPFAALFPPPGAGAQPNNPFGMNPEMMQQMMQMLGGGGLNPAPAAPADNRPPEERYAEQLRQLNDMGFFDFDRNVAALRRSGGSVQGAIEHLLSGP; from the exons ATGGCTGACAACCCCGAGCCGAGCGCTGACTCTCAGATCACCTTCAAGGTGAAGACTTCCTCAGACAGCACGCATAGCATCACTATCAACGATACAGCAACTGTCCTCGACCTCAAGACTAAGCTCGCGGGAGAGGACTTTGAGAACATTCCCGTTGAACGACAGCGTCTCATCTACTCTGGCAGAGTCATGAAGAACGATGATGCTCTGAGCACTTACAAGATTAAGCACAACAACACAATCCACATGGTCAAGAGCGCTGCCAGCAATCAGCAGCCCAATCAAACTCCCACCGCCAACACCTCCACATCGACTCCCGCCCCCACCAACATGGCTTCAGGCACAGCAAACCAACCTTTTGCCAACTTGACTGGTGCTCGGTATGCTGGATTTGGGAATGGCCTTCCCGGCCTCGATATGTTTGGGCCCGACGGTGGT ATGGGCGCTCCAATGGACGAGGCACGAATTCAACGACTTATGTCCGATCCCAACGTTCAACAATCTATGAACGAGGCTCTTAACAATCCCGATTTTATCAATATGCTGATCGATTCGAACCCTATGCTTCGAAACCTTCCCAACGCCCGAGAAATCATTACATCACCATTTATGCGACAGATGATGAGCAGCCccgagatgatgagccagGCTATGCGTATGCAGCGAAGCATGCAAGGAGGAGAGGCTGGAGCTTTCCCAGCTCCCGGTGCTACCGACACCACACCCCAGGCCGCAGCCAGCGGAGGAAATACGCAGGGTCAACAAGGCCAGGCAAACCCTCTCGCCAGCCCATTTCTCTCAGGCATGTTGGGAGGCCAACAGGGAGGCAACGCTCCTGACATGGCTCAGCTGATGCAGCAGCTCCAGGGACTTCGCTCACTGTACGGAGACGTCGGCCAGGGACAGACAGCGACGGGACAGACTGGCACAGGTAACACACCTAGCCAAGGAGCGACGGACAGTTCGGCCGATGCGCAAAACTCTGGAACAACGCCCAGCCAAGGTGGTACGCAGCAGGGCTCAACCACTAGCCCACCTCCCGCGAACCCATTCGCTGCGCTCTTCCCTCCGCCTGGAGCTGGCGCACAGCCTAACAACCCCTTTGGCATGAACCCCGAGATgatgcagcagatgatgcaaatgcttggtggtggtggattGAACCCGGCTCCTGCGGCCCCTGCTGATAACCGACCCCCGGAAGAGCGCTACGCTGAGCAATTGCGCCAGCTTAACGATATGggcttctttgactttgaccgCAATGTTGCGGCCCTGCGTCGAAGTGGCGGGAGTGTCCAGGGCGCCATTGAGCATTTGCTTAGCGGACCTTGA
- a CDS encoding related to nuclear transport factor: MSFPIEVPGDANPLSLQSLYQTLQSATSTDYAQRQTAGQQLTSWELQPGYYSSLQAVYLDKSLAYEVRFLAIIQLKNGIDRYWRLFNQVKNSIKPEEKSLIRSRLFQGSIEEEHTNLALHNALVVAKIVRIDYPGEWPDAMGNIIELLRSSRNGNQRHLHGILEILLRVVKELGTARMRKNQTALQSVTPEIVHVLSEVYSEKSQAWMGFLTGGPGGQEEANLAMLNSLLALRVLRRLVIMGYERPHSDNTVEQFWTLSQNQFGQLLNLVSHDSAVPPNYQEVVGKHLLQFTKLHIDMAEQHAASFVFLPNSIPLVQSYWELVAKFAEVFDKSGGIRQGPSETGSAKSKVEGPVLERLALKGLLLLRSCVRIGFQHVQTFRWRSPEVKAEQEKAKNLIKSELLKPDLVIQIVNSIITHLFVFRKSDLEGWEEDPEEWEQQEQSEGNAYEWEVRPCAEKLFLDLLTNYKDLLVPPLLSYFQTAQDPQADIATKEAVYTAMGLAAAHVHHVFDFDAVLASTIVNDARLQGGLCKVLRRRIAILVSQWAPIKLDDSSRPIVYQIYRHFLNPDDETNDVVVRITAARQLRWIADELDFNVDAFLPYTSDVLSQLINLVQSVDVDETKLAILESIRILVTRMEEQVSQFGDQLMSALPTVWENSGAEEYMIKQAVTSIFAALVMSMGPDSQRYQHFMLPLLSEAARRGSDLHLHLIDESLELWNNILMQSYAPLAPELVNIAELVLPLLEYDSETASLALTAVESYILLAPASMLEDRLRRPTLSALSNILDSKSREQVRMGTSCIENFIRAAVELGGSTGVSVILQDMVEIGFMNKILGNLHDAWESHQTTGPNRKVSKLSTITETDYFAILGRLALAEPTLFSQMLTNMGSLDQVWAWLSSEWFSHMSSMDHIERQKLYLLGLTRLLELPSPVQELVLSKLQDYFDMWINVISDLQDGVANGTDTLIWGPLETTEYDTPKIIADRNMEAKDPIHTVHAFDFVKMRLQDLVNRVGGEQAFQEQWAVNVDKEVLDKFQQMASGVQQQQQQQQ; this comes from the exons ATGAGCTTCCCTATCGAAGTCCCAGGCGATGCGAATCCGCTGTCTTTGCAGTCGCTGTACCAGACACTGCAGTCAGCCACTTCAACCGATTATGCGCAGCGTCAGACGGCAGGGCAACAACTAACATCATGGGAGCTCCAACCAGGCTACTATTCTTCGTTGCAG GCTGTCTACCTCGACAAGTCCCTCGCCTACGAAGTTCGATTTCTCGCCATAATTCAGCTCAAGAATGGTATTGACCGCTATTGGCGGTTATTCAACCAGGTCAAGAACAGTATAAAACCagaggaaaagagcttgATACGCTCGCGACTATTCCAAGGCTCTATCGAGGAAGAGCACACCAACCTTGCTCTACACAATGCTCTGGTGGTCGCGAAGATCGTTAGAATCGATTATCCTGGCGAATGGCCAGATGCTATGGGCAATATTATCGAACTCCTCCGTTCATCGCGAAATGGTAACCAGAGACACCTTCATGGCATCCTCGAGATTCTACTACGAGTGGTGAAGGAACTAGGAACCGCACGCATGCGAAAGAACCAGACCGCTCTACAATCAGTCACCCCTGAGATTGTTCACGTTCTAAGCGAAGTCTACTCAGAAAAGTCCCAGGCATGGATGGGCTTCCTTACTGGTGGGCCGGGAGGTCAGGAGGAAGCCAACCTGGCTATGCTCAACAGCTTACTTGCTCTTCGAGTCCTTCGTCGGCTCGTTATAATGGGCTACGAGCGCCCCCACAGTGACAACACCGTTGAGCAATTTTGGACTTTGTCCCAGAACCAGTTCGGGCAGCTCCTCAATCTTGTTAGTCATGACTCGGCAGTCCCACCAAACTATCAGGAAGTCGTTGGCAAACACTTGCTCCAGTTTACCAAGCTGCACATCGACATGGCGGAGCAGCATGCCGCCAGCTTTGTGTTTCTTCCCAACTCCATCCCATTGGTACAATCATATTGGGAGCTGGTTGCGAAGTTTGCAGAGGTATTTGACAAGTCTGGCGGTATCAGACAAGGCCCATCAGAGACCGGATCTGCAAAGTCCAAGGTCGAGGGACCCGTCCTAGAAAGACTGGCCCTCAAGGGGCTTCTCCTGCTCAGGTCATGCGTCCGGATAGGGTTCCAGCATGTCCAGACTTTTAGATGGCGAAGCCCGGAAGTAAAAGCCGAGCAAGAAAAGGCTAAGAACCTGATCAAATCGGAACTTTTGAAACCTGATCTCGTCATTCAAATTGTTaactccatcatcacccatCTCTTTGTCTTCCGTAAGTCGGATCTTGAGGGTTGGGAGGAAGATCCAGAGGAGTGGGAGCAGCAGGAACAGAGCGAAGGAAATGCTTATGAGTGGGAAGTAAGGCCGTGTGCTGAAAAGCTTTTCCTCGATCTTCTCACAAACTATAAGGACTTGCTAGTTCCTCCCCTGTTGTCTTATTTCCAGACAGCACAAGATCCCCAGGCCGATATTGCTACCAAAGAGGCAGTGTATACTGCAATGGGCCTCGCCGCTGCTCATGTTCATCACGTGTTCGACTTTGATGCCGTTCTGGCTTCAACGATTGTCAATGATGCACGTCTACAAGGCGGCCTCTGCAAGGTACTGCGACGACGAATCGCCATCCTTGTGAGTCAGTGGGCTCCTATCAAGCTCGATGACTCAAGTAGGCCGATCGTCTACCAAATCTACCGGCATTTCCTCAACCctgatgatgagaccaaCGATGTGGTTGTCAGAATTACAGCTGCCCGACAACTACGATGGATTGCCGATGAGCTTGACTTCAATGTGGACGCTTTCCTGCCATACACTTCTGATGTTTTGTCACAGCTCATCAATCTTGTTCAAAgtgttgatgtcgatgaaACTAAGTTGGCTATCCTTGAGTCCATTAGAATCCTGGTTACACGAATGGAAGAGCAAGTATCCCAGTTTGGAGACCAGCTCATGTCGGCTCTTCCTACGGTTTGGGAGAACTCTGGGGCTGAAGAGTACATGATCAAGCAAGCGGTAACATCGATTTTCGCAGCCCTGGTTATGAGCATGGGTCCGGATTCACAACGATATCAGCACTTCATGCTGCCACTCCTCTCTGAAGCAGCCCGTCGAGGATCAGACCTACACCTCCACTTAATTGATGAGTCTTTGGAATTGTGGAATAATATTCTCATGCAGAGCTATGCTCCCCTGGCTCCTGAGTTGGTAAACATTGCAGAACTTGTTCTGCCACTACTCGAGTATGATAGTGAGACTGCCTCACTGGCTCTAACAGCTGTTGAGTCTTATATCCTTCTTGCTCCTGCTTCTATGCTAGAAGATCGCCTGCGTCGCCCGACATTGAGCGCCTTGTCTAACATCTTAGATTCAAAGAGCCGAGAACAAGTTCGTATGGGTACTAGTTGCATTGAGAATTTTATCAGGGCCGCTGTCGAGCTTGGCGGCTCGACGGGAGTTTCAGTCATCTTACAGGATATGGTTGAAATCGGCTTTATGAACAAAATCCTCGGAAACCTACATGACGCTTGGGAATCACATCAGACCACAGGTCCCAACCGAAAGGTCAGCAAACTCAGTACTATCACTGAGACAGATTACTTTGCCATTCTAGGACGATTGGCTCTCGCTGAACCCACACTCTTCAGTCAGATGCTGACCAATATGGGTTCGCTTGATCAAGTCTGGGCCTGGCTATCATCTGAGTGGTTCTCACATATGTCAAGTATGGACCACATTGAGCGGCAGAAACTCTACCTACTTGGCTTGACAAGATTGCTGGAATTGCCATCACCTGTTCAAGAACTCGTGTTGAGCAAACTCCAGGACTACTTCGACATGTGGATCAATGTGATTTCCGATCTCCAAGATGGTGTTGCCAACGGAACCGATACCCTGATATGGGGTCCTTTGGAGACCACCGAATATGATACCCCCAAGATCATTGCGGACCGCAACATGGAAGCCAAAGATCCCATTCATACCGTTCACGCGTTCGATTTTGTCAAGATGCGCCTGCAAGATTTGGTGAACAGGGTCGGAGGTGAGCAGGCCTTCCAGGAGCAGTGGGCTGTCAATGTAGATAAAGAGGTGCTGGACAAGTTTCAGCAAATGGCTTCTGGtgttcagcaacaacagcaacagcagcagtaA
- a CDS encoding related to quinone reductase, with protein MRGIQITEYLKGPDQLTVSDLPDPKPTDNEYLIQVHAAAANFFDILQIQGKYQNQPPFPWIAGAEFAGTVVATPKGSSNPKFPVGSRVFGASQGAFATKIKAKEETLLPVPDGWSFKEAAGLFVTAPTSYGALVVRAGVKKGDYVLVHAAAGGVGLAAVQVAKAFGATVIATASTQHKLDIAKSYGADHVISYNDATWPAKVKALTPKSRGVDIVYDPVGLIDLSTKCTAWNGRILVIGFAAGKIEKVAMNKVLLKNISIVGLHWGAYSIHERETIPKVWDGIMDLVKQGKLRGTEYTDEEFVGLERTGAALKALGGRGTWGKVVIKIPEEGQSKL; from the exons ATGCGCGGCATCCAAATCACCGAATACCTCAAG GGCCCTGACCAGCTCACGGTCTCAGATCTTCCCGATCCCAAGCCCACGGACAATGAGTATCTCATCCAAGTCcacgccgccgccgccaactTCTTCGATATCTTACAAATCCAAGGAAAATATCAAAACCAACCCC CCTTTCCCTGGATCGCCGGCGCCGAATTCGCAGGTACCGTCGTCGCCACACCCAAGGGTAGCTCCAACCCCAAGTTTCCTGTTGGATCGCGAGTCTTTGGCGCATCGCAAGGCGCTTTTGCAACAAAGATCAAGGCGAAAGAAGAGACACTTCTGCCTGTTCCCGATGGCTGGTCGTTCAAGGAGGCGGCTGGTCTGTTTGTTACTGCGCCTACAAGTTATGGCGCTTTGGTTGTGAGAGCTGGTGTCAAGAAGGGCGATTACGTACTTGTCCATGCTGCAGCCGGCGGTGTTGGTCTTGCGGCCGTTCAAG TGGCCAAGGCTTTTGGCGCGACTGTTATTGCGACAGCTTCTACACAGCACAAGCTCGACATTGCAAAGTCTTATGGCGCCGACCATGTTATCTCTTACAACGATGCTACATGGCCCGCTAAGGTCAAGGCTTTGACTCCTAAGTCTCGTGGAGTCGACATCGTCTACGACCCCGTCGGTCTGATCGACCTTTCTACAAAGTGCACAGCCTGGAACGGCCGAATTCTCGTTATTGGTTTCGCAGCAGGCAAGATCGAAAAGGTCGCCATGAACAAGGTTCTTCTTAAGAACATTTCTATTGTCGGACTTCACTGGGGAGCATACTCTATCCATGAGAGGGAGACGATACCCAAGGTGTGGGATGGCATCATGGATCTTGTCAAGCAGGGTAAGCTCAGGGGTACTGAGTATACTGATGAGGAGTttgttggtcttgagagAACTGGGGCTGCGCTGAAGGCTCTTGGTGGCCGGGGGACTTGGGGTAAGGTTGTTATTAAGATACCTGAGGAGGGACAGAGCAAGCTATAG